DNA from Solanum stenotomum isolate F172 chromosome 3, ASM1918654v1, whole genome shotgun sequence:
CCCCTGTTTAAAAGCTGTTTATGTTCATCTCCTGGGCTTCCATTAGCTTCATCCTCATCAAATCTCTGTGTCGAGGTGGTGGACTGTGTTATATTGACCTCCTTTTCCAGAGATAAATTACTGGAAATCATTTGATAGACTTCCTGCCTGTCACCCAGTAAGTCATAGTCACTGGAGCTTGACAAGAGAGCTGTGTTTTTACCATTGGGTAAACCTTGCAAGGCATGCCGTCCATCATCTAAATGATAGATACCCCTGTCCATAGGCGTCACAGCATGCCAACCATTTATTCTTCTTTCACCAGGATCAGCCAGAGCTCCAAATTCCGAATCTCCGTCGTCTGCAGTGTGGCTCCCCAGCTCAGTTGAAGGTGGTGAAAGATCTCTATCTGTAACAGACACCTCTTTCTCTATAGATTCAATGGAGCGGATAGCTTCAGAGATGAGCTTCCTAGTTTCAATTAGCGACGCTTGAGCAACAGGGCTGTTATGGGCAGCCATTTCCAAGGCCTCTGCTGCCTTCTCAGCCTCAGCTATCAATGCTCTGCAACATTGTTAACGCACCAAGAACTTATCAGTTACTACCTAGCAGGTTGATACTAATAATACAAGCGTGTAGAAATAGATATTGTCCTAAAATCCATAATTTAGACCTCTCCTCAGTTTGAGGTATCAACATGCCCTGTTTCAAGATAATAGTTTACTCCACTATTACATTTCACCTCCTaccaaaaaaagttaaaagacaaATGATATCAtcaatatgttttttcatcattATAGTTGATGGAAACAAGCAAGGGTAGAAGCCCAACGAACCTTCTTCTTCAATCACCTTTCTTGCACTATCTTCCTTCTTTGGGAATGGGAAGGGGGATAGAAGAGTTGGAAGAAGGAAGGACATTCTAAATTTTTAACACAACCCCTTTGACTTACTTGTAAATCATTTAACGATTTTACATACAGATGTGGAAGATAGAGAGAGAAGGAAAGGAAGGGGAAGTCTACAAATCCTACTAAAGTTTATTTGCTCTGGCTAGAATAACAGGAAGAATGAAAGAAGGAAACCAATTCTTCCTTGGCGTTCCTATACCTAACACAGAGACAAGTGCCAAATTCTTTTTCATTAAAGAATGTGAAGATATGACatttgggcctaactcaaccccaaaagctagctcatgaggaaagaattgtccaagtccataCTCCATATAAGCAAATTGTTAGTCTATTCTCCAATCACCAgtcaatgtgagacttttacctactctaacaaaaaataaaattattttttccgcCTTGCCTTACTTTCATTTCTCCCCCTCTCAGTTCCGAACAAAGTCTAAAGACATCACTCACTAAGTCACTGGAAATATATaggaaaaacaaaattcaaacttcCCATAGAAGGAAGATTGTACTAATTAAGTTTCCTGTCAATATATGCACTAATGCTTCAGGTACAAATTAATAATTCCAGTCAATAACAATTTGGGGGTAGTCTTCTTATGCATTAAGATAGGCACGTCTTCATTCAGAGAGAATTTATCTATCACCGTTTTGGCAGCAATTGTATCAGGTTGCTATGAGGTTCATAAAATGACAGAGTGACCAGCAGACTTCAGATGGAAAGATGCTGAGATAACGAAGATTTAATAATAACTTACTTTGCTCTCATGACGGCTTCAATTTTCTTCTGGTCAATACCTGCTCTCTGTGCCCTGATATTCTTTAACATTTCTAACTTGGAACTAGCCAAAGGATCCTTGTACATTGGTGTGTTTTTTCTCCTCAATCGAACACGTTGAACTTGGCTCTTGGGCTCGGGCATTACCAGATTATCCAATTCATTAGCTTTCTTTTTCGGAGGGCTTCTTTTTCTGGTCTGCTCATCACTAGCAGGCTTTCTCCTTGGTCTTCTTTCAACCCCATCAGGTATTCCATGATATTTGGACAGAGCGGATTGGACCCGAGAACGGTAATCCTAGTTAGAAGAAAAGGTAGATTGGTAAAAACACCATTTTTTGGAAAGCTATCAAAATGTGAGGAAGTTCAAATTTACAGCCTTCAAACTCATAGCTGTGACCCTAGTCAAAAGAATGGAGGAGGGTGAAAACGAAAAACATGTGGATGGAGGGATGGAGCTATTCCCAAAGAGAAGTCCAGTCCCAACAAAGAAAGACACTTACAGGATCAGCCCATTTAGCTGCAATGGCCTCTGAAATCTTCCTCCTCTGTTCAGCAGATTTGGGAGCTCTCTTGTTACCCTTCAGTCTCGgtttatttttcctttcttgaACACTCTGTATCCACTCCTGCTCAAGCTGTTTGCTCAAAATCTCGTAAGAGTCCCACTGCAACTCTTCCTCACCCAGAAGGCCCCTCCTAGAAGCTTCTGCAATTAAATTTTGCCACTCATAGTGGCAAGTTTCCTGGAGCCTCAACATCCCACGGCGCCTTTCCCAACCCATCCTTACAGCAACACCAATTTTCAACCTTGTTTCCTCACTGCAATTAAGGGGGAAAAAAAATCTCCTTTAGCAATTTGAAACATACAATTTTCACAAATCTCCAATATTAATTTGAGGTTCTAGATAAAGAGGGTGAATTTACAATTAGGGATATGAAATGCTAAATTAGTACGATGTTGCTAGGTTCAATTGAATTCCCAAGGAAGAATTTAGTGATGAAGAGATTAAAACTCGCGCATTACTGCCATGTCAACTGAAGGCATTACCTTGCAATGTGACTGTTGCACACTCATTTGGCAGTGACTTTAGTGAAGCGTGAGTTTCACATATTGAAGCACAAGTTATCATGAAACAGGAAGCAACGGTTGGTCCAATATTGTATTCCTATTGTGCAGGTTATTTTTCACTCACATCTTGATTAAGAGACTCCACTATGCTATCAAAAGGGTGAAAAAACGAATTTCAAGAATAATTTGCAAAACCCACCTTTGAGCATGCCCCAGGTTAACCAACTTCATTTTCACCTGTATAATTAGAGCATATCAGTAATATTGTCAAGCAAAAATTTTAAAGCATGACGTTAAATGGATTTCATAGCTGACTAAAAATTAACTGGTCATCTCAGATTTTACTAGATCATTTGCACAAGCCACAATTTGAACAGAAATGAACATTATCTTAATAAGTTGTTGACTGAATAAAACAATGGTTATTTCAGACACCAAAATGAAGGGAAAGAAAAAGTCACACCCTGTCCAGGAAAAAATGTTGCAGCAAGATCAACAACGTAGCTAGTGTAAATGCCACTAACTGATGGTTGTGAGTAGAAAGTTGTCTAACATACAAGTTTTAACACTGTTGGAATCATCACCTAACCgcatcttcctcttctttaaGAAAGAGGCACTCTACCTCTACAGGGAACATTTTGAATGCAAGCTTTTCAAGTATAAAACTGGTTAGTTCACAATTGGATTCAAACAATTCAAAGGAATTAAATGTGTTGATACAAAAGGAGATTCAAGCACTCGTACAAATTCACGAAGGGCAAAAAAATATCCCATATGAATTAGGATGTTGCATATCAGTCCCACATTCTGGAACTCCTATCTGCTCCTCATTGTGACTTCGAAAATCACTTTGACATGTGCCTATGCAGGTAAGGCACATGAAGGTGTGTATATATTTCTACTATATATAGCTTTGCTGGGAAGAACGAAGTCATGCATATACAGATGACCACATAGCATAGTAGAAATGTGGATACTGTCATAATACTCACAGATGAACCAAGTTCAATATCGACTCTTTAAGTTATTTTCTCAGAAATGCATAATGAAGTTTACTGAGATTAATGACATCCAGAGAATGACACTAAATACTGAGAGtttgaaaaatgacaaatacaGTTATATCTCAAACTTCTCCAAGATACCCTGAGGGCATGTGCCTAAAATGTAATAAAGAGTATTGATTCTCTAGTCCCACACTGCAGCCTTAAACGGGTTTGAACCTAGACGAATGACCACAAAACACATCTTCCAGCTGAAGTAAGATTGAGCTTCTTCCCTTGAGAAAATGTTAATTTGTACATTCTGCTGACTGCTCAGATCCACCTTAGTTAGCTCCTACTTGCGTTCTATTATACCTTTTCATTGGAACCCCATAGTTAGCATTACACCTTCACCATTAGAGGGTATAACTTCACATGCCCATAATGTCACAAAATTATTATAAGTCGTTGCACTATAGTTACTACTGTTTCCAGAGCACTGTAGGGGTTCCCTCTTCTTAATCAAACTCTCATATTTTACTACTTCATTCACTAAATTATGCTTACATGACATCACCTTAGGATCCTGCATTGCAAGCCTTGTACGTTCTCGAATTCGTTGTAAAGTTTCTGCAGATGGTTCAAAAAACATGCTTGAAAATATTAAAGCTTATCCATAACAAACGGCTGAAAAGAATTACTGGGCATGCTCTAAGTACCTGGACTGTGCTTCCTGCCTTTATTCCACGGTGTGTTCCCTTTATTAGCTTTGGATATCCTCATCCGCCGCAACTTCTCTCTCTCATTCAACTCAGCTTCCTCACTTACCGACTGCTGCTCCACAACAGCAGAAGTTGAACTTGCTGCATATTTTCCCATCCTCACACCACCAAAATTGCTTTGTTCCTCATTGGTTTGGGTGTTCTTGGTGGGTCCTTTTTCGAGGGTAGCTACTGCCCTTATCATCAACCCACTCCGAAACAGCTTAATTCTGGAATTCGAAGGTTTTTGTGGTATTCGGAAGGAATTCCAAGTAGATACAAATCTAATCTCATTATTGTACAGAAATCTAGTCGCAAAGACATTGTGAGAACTAATTGAACAGACATTGTTCCTAAAACAAGGCTGTGTAGTAGCTATATCTGCGGAATAAAACATGACGGCTACTTCAGTACATATCCCAAATAGGCAACAGGTTTTGCCCAACTAACAAATTTGAAGAAAGAGAgtgaaaattcaaaagaaaaagtggttGAATTCACCTAATAAAGGCATGGGGAGCTCATCCAGTCAAACTCCAAGTCGCACAAATTCAAGAAGAGAAACGGAATGCTATGTGTTGTTTTTCAGATTCCATACACCAACAACTAGTCGGTAGAGGCAACTGTACTGAATTGAAATCTCTTGTTTTATTTGGGGTTTAGTGTTGTTGGAGTGAAGAAGATAACAGAGAAAGGCAAAGGCGGTTGCAAGGGAGAAGCGGGAGAGAGAGGGCTTTGGGTTTTGGTGACACAGCGATAGCCACACAACTTTCGTTTGTCCAAAAGTTCACAGGCCGCTGGATAATGGTATTTTCAAAGATTTTTATATTGAAGTATAAATTCCAATATGTGTGACaactattttatttcatttcatttcttacctatctaattttttcatatatttaataaaattatttgatgAGCTTTTAGATTTGATACAAAAATTTGTGGGTTAGCTTGCTCCTTTGTTATTTTAACGGATACTTATATTTatcattaatataaattatgaataacTTCCTTCATTCACCAAGATTTTTAGGCAGATAGAATGATACCtaatatatagtatatttttCCAAATTGACAAAATAATTAGGgtcaactaaaaaaggaaaagtggataAATAATTAGAGACAGAGAGAGTAGATAATATAATCTCAATTTCCAAATATGTAACCCTTAATTATATTAAGCAGTAGCAGTTAACTATAACACGCTATTGATTTCGACATTActgtattatttaaaaaatgatgttgATCAACTTTTGGTCAAGCGCCTCTAGAATAGCGCTTGTTTGACAATAAGCTTAAAACTTATCTGTACACGGCTAGGCTTAATAGTAGCAGCAGCTGCAATTTTTGCAACGTAACTACTACTATTTTGTCTTTGTGTATTTTTTGGCTCCCCTTTTTCATGTAATTATTTGACCATAATGTTGTTTACCTTTTCATTCAGCACAACTTCGTGCCCTGCACAGCACGCCTGCTGCTTTTGATCAAAACTTCAAACTCATACCATTTCATTTTGAATTCCACAATTGTAACCCAATAATTCAGCTCTTCCTTCTTAATTCTTTTAGGACAGTAGTCAAAAGTCAAAACCAAAATCCTTATTGATAATGCTGCTGTTTAGAGTCAATTAAATTATATTCAGCAAccatataaacaaaaaaactcAAACCATACACTATAAATATAACACATGCAGGGGAAAACAGGGAAGACATCAAACATCACCACATATTAAAacgaaaaacaaattaattaatggcACAAGTGGTTTCTCCAAGCACATCATCATGCAGTAGTGCGATGATAGCCGTAGCAGTGATTGCAGCATTTCCTATAATGTCCATAATAACTGCATACAAAGATGCATTGTTGTCGATTGTAATCGCCTCTAAATATAGCATTAGTACACAAAAACAAGATAACAATTGTGTAGATGATCACTTGACATGTATAATATGCCTTGCCGATAATTCTTTGGCTGAATCCCGGCGAGTGCTTACCATATGTGGACATGAATTTCATACTCATTGCATTGATTCTTGGCTAAACATCAATTCGATTTGCCCTCTCTGCAGAATTCCAGTGCCTGCTAACATTTCTATGAGATCATGTACCAAAAATCGCTTCGTTTCGTCGTTGATATCTGCTGTGGATAACATTTGGAATTGGTTTCTTGATCCGCTTAGCTCTGAGGTCATTGCTTCCCTTACAAATATGGAATGCCTGGGCTAAACAACACGACACTGTATTTGCTTAATTTCTCACtagtttaaatttgttttttttttttacaaattaaaatttcatatgaaAGCTCATTAATTATGTACAgttatatcattaaaaaaaaatattttttgagatttttaaaatttgattcaaaaaattGGGGAATTAGCTTGACCACCTCCATTATTATAATAATAGGTACTTGAAATTCatcacataatatattttttttgttttttatggttgaaatacaatttcttttataaattatttctttttattaaaattataagtataaaatattatgtgaATTTCATTAATTACTAGATCAGATCTTGAATATAGTTtagttttcaaatattgtaCTTAATATGAccttaattttgaatattttgagtGCATTCCGCCACGTAACCAactattttgtgttttgtttgACAAGAATGTTATACTACCAGACTTGCCATGTTTTGTTTACCTTTCCATTCAGCACATACATGTTGTTTCGTGCCTGCTGCTGTTCATGTCGCAATTCTAACACGAAATATTCAGCTCCTTTCTCATATACTTGTCAAAAGCAAAATCATAGTAATCCATAATGTTGGTGAgtcaatttataattatattcaaCAACATTTGTAAACAAAAAACCTCAAACCATGCACTATAAATATAACACATGCAGATCACcacatattaattaaaaaaacgatcgaaaaacaaattaattaatggtTTCTCCAAGTACATCGATCATCAAGCAGTAGTGAGACGACAGTGATCGCAGCATTTTCTATATTAACTGCATACAAAGGTGCAGTCAAGTCATTGTTGTCGCTTGTAATCGCCTAGCATTACACAATAACAAGATAACAATTGTGTAATATGCATGTCTTGCCAATATTTCTTTGGGTGCTTACCATATGTGGACATGGGTGAGGCAGAAATTGGTCAACCATTGCCATTACTTCTCctttattttcactttttattCCTCCATCATATCTTATAACCTATGTAACTCTTAGGccatttatcttcactatttactaccctattatttttctatttcattgctaggaagacttcttctactataaatagtggtggtcttcatttgtttattacacacaaaaaaaatatagagtgcataaagtttgtcaaaaagagagttcttatttgTTGAAGggttgtggagctttggactcaactcttgtccagagttgctgagttatattttgtgattaggCTGTTGTATTTGGACCAGTGAAAAACATTTGTTGCAGTGGGCTTAAATCTctttaaagagagcgagatatccgcacctcagcctgaagagatttttatttctttgttttattttcaattgtaatcttgtaatttttcactaacaCATTGATTCCCCTCTTTGCAGAATTCCTGTGCCTACTAACATTACCAAAAATCGCTTTGTTTCGTCGTTGATATCTGCTGTGGATAACATTTGGAATTGGTTTCTCCATCCGCTTTGTTGTGACTTGTGAGGTCATAGTTTCCCTTATAAATATGGACCGATCTAAACAAATTAGCAACAGAACAGGAGATATCAGACAATCATTAttgtaatttgattttttttttttttacaggaAATGAATTAATTTCTTATGAAAATGTACAGTTTTACCAAAGGTTTGGTCTTACCGATTACATTTTGAGTGATAATGTTGCCTGTATGATGTAGATACCAGTAGGAGAGACCGAAAACAACGAATATTAACATAAGCTGTTTGAATCTTGATAAAGATGAGCATGGGTCAAGTGACATTGAATATAgcaagtgtttttttttttgtcaaaagtgCTTTTcgaaaaaatattctttaaaaataatatttaaaaaacttttttgttaataatttaTGCTTGATCAAAGTTTCAAAAACGCTTCAACcggaaaactattttttaactAATGAAAAAAAGTTTTTGCTATTACTTAGTTTGGCCGACATAGGTGatttagattaatttttttatttatcaaaaccAACAATGTTAGTTTGTAAGATTTATGAATCAAATCAGACCAACAAGAGTTGGtttttctgatttttatttctacaatttgatatgatttatgGTTTATCGATTTCTTTTGAACATTCTTAGAAAAATCACATTTGACTTTCCGACCACATAAATTATAAAACATGTGTTGTTGATTCATGtgatattttgatgattaataactaaaataaacttatttaaattaaaatttgaaaaaaaaaaaaaaggtttaagtGATTTTATTTGAACATATTATTAATTGGGCTAACTATTATTAGCATAAAATGGGCTGGATCATGTGTTAGATGAGTTAATGTTGATGCGGAATATGAGGAGCAGGGAGAATTTGAATGTGTGACCAATGACGGATTCAAAGTTTTATCCATGAGTTCATTTAACTTTTATTGtgaaataattcataaatttaattattattgtgaAATAACTTGAGATGAATTAGAGATGCACTTATATTCACTACGCACTTTCAAATATCAAAAACTatcatatactccctccgtcccattttatgtgaagtAGTTTAACTtagcacggagtttaagaaataaaaggaagacttttaaagcttgtggtccaaaatgaatgatagaaatttgtgtgactataaattattttattaagggtaaaatagacattttatagttaaattgttacttaatataaaaatgtatcattctttttgaaaccgactaaaaagaaaagtaaatcacataaattgagacacagaaaatatatattttacaaaGTATGGGCCTCCGTTTGAAATTagtactataaaaaaaaagggggaaattgtatataatggcaaactaataattcaaattaaatggtataaccacactttgatttaattgtgtccTGTAGCAAACTGTTTGCTAGCGtctc
Protein-coding regions in this window:
- the LOC125857794 gene encoding uncharacterized protein LOC125857794 isoform X2; translation: MPLLDIATTQPCFRNNVCSISSHNVFATRFLYNNEIRFVSTWNSFRIPQKPSNSRIKLFRSGLMIRAVATLEKGPTKNTQTNEEQSNFGGVRMGKYAASSTSAVVEQQSVSEEAELNEREKLRRMRISKANKGNTPWNKGRKHSPETLQRIRERTRLAMQDPKVKMKLVNLGHAQSEETRLKIGVAVRMGWERRRGMLRLQETCHYEWQNLIAEASRRGLLGEEELQWDSYEILSKQLEQEWIQSVQERKNKPRLKGNKRAPKSAEQRRKISEAIAAKWADPDYRSRVQSALSKYHGIPDGVERRPRRKPASDEQTRKRSPPKKKANELDNLVMPEPKSQVQRVRLRRKNTPMYKDPLASSKLEMLKNIRAQRAGIDQKKIEAVMRAKALIAEAEKAAEALEMAAHNSPVAQASLIETRKLISEAIRSIESIEKEVSVTDRDLSPPSTELGSHTADDGDSEFGALADPGERRINGWHAVTPMDRGIYHLDDGRHALQGLPNGKNTALLSSSSDYDLLGDRQEVYQMISSNLSLEKEVNITQSTTSTQRFDEDEANGSPGDEHKQLLNRGEANASPGDEQKPLPDGLISGAKIEAATTTTTKKWVRGRLVEVSEGS
- the LOC125857794 gene encoding uncharacterized protein LOC125857794 isoform X1, which produces MFYSADIATTQPCFRNNVCSISSHNVFATRFLYNNEIRFVSTWNSFRIPQKPSNSRIKLFRSGLMIRAVATLEKGPTKNTQTNEEQSNFGGVRMGKYAASSTSAVVEQQSVSEEAELNEREKLRRMRISKANKGNTPWNKGRKHSPETLQRIRERTRLAMQDPKVKMKLVNLGHAQSEETRLKIGVAVRMGWERRRGMLRLQETCHYEWQNLIAEASRRGLLGEEELQWDSYEILSKQLEQEWIQSVQERKNKPRLKGNKRAPKSAEQRRKISEAIAAKWADPDYRSRVQSALSKYHGIPDGVERRPRRKPASDEQTRKRSPPKKKANELDNLVMPEPKSQVQRVRLRRKNTPMYKDPLASSKLEMLKNIRAQRAGIDQKKIEAVMRAKALIAEAEKAAEALEMAAHNSPVAQASLIETRKLISEAIRSIESIEKEVSVTDRDLSPPSTELGSHTADDGDSEFGALADPGERRINGWHAVTPMDRGIYHLDDGRHALQGLPNGKNTALLSSSSDYDLLGDRQEVYQMISSNLSLEKEVNITQSTTSTQRFDEDEANGSPGDEHKQLLNRGEANASPGDEQKPLPDGLISGAKIEAATTTTTKKWVRGRLVEVSEGS
- the LOC125857665 gene encoding RING-H2 finger protein ATL63-like, translated to MAQVVSPSTSSCSSAMIAVAVIAAFPIMSIITAYKDALLSIVIASKYSISTQKQDNNCVDDHLTCIICLADNSLAESRRVLTICGHEFHTHCIDSWLNINSICPLCRIPVPANISMRSCTKNRFVSSLISAVDNIWNWFLDPLSSEVIASLTNMECLG